AATGCTGTTACCGGCGAGCAGATCCGCGAGCTGGGAATTCACGGTGCATGGGTGTGGACGGTAACCACTCATCCCACAACAATGGTTGGTGTTAGCGGAGGTCATGATGGTATCGTGCGTGCCTATCAGTTGGAGACCGGGGAACGCCTTCAGTCAATCACCGCACCATCAAGAGTCTGGTCAGTTCGGTTTTCACCTGACGGCAGTACTCTTGCTGTTGGCACCGACAAAGCAATCAGTATTTACTCGTGGCCCGATATGAACCTTGTTAACTCGATTGCGGTTGACGGCGGCCCCGTTTATAGTGTGAAGTTCTCGGCTGATGGAACGTATATTGTAACGGCCGAAGCTTCGAAAACAGTTGTCAGAAAAACCTCTGACTACCAGGTCGTTGCTTCGTTCGATGCAGCACCTGCCACAGTGTACGCAGCTGACATCAGCCCGGATAATTCAACGGTTGCTACCGGTGGCAGCGATTTTGTTGTACGTACCTGGAACCTGACTTCCGGTGCCATACGGAAAACCTCAGCCCCTTCCATAGCGTCGATCCTATCACTTGAATTTGCAAACGCAGGCAGCAAGTTGCTTGTTGGCGGAGGTGACGGCACAGCAAAAACCTTCAAAACAAGCTCGCTGGAATTAGAAAGTTCGTTTAGTGCCGGCCCGTCCCTGATATACTCTGCCACCGGTGATCCTACCGGTGAACGTATCCTTACGGCAGGTACAGATTCGTTTATACGAATTTGGAATATCGCTCACGCGGAAACCGTTACGGACCAAAGCAACAACACGTTCACCATCGTCGGCGGCGTAGGAACGTATTCGAATGTTAACCATGGCTCGGCAGAAATCGGCAGAGCCTTGCAGCGCAATTCCGTCGTGATCGAAAATACCGGGACTGACACCCTTGTAGTGAACGGCTGGCGTATGATTGCCGGTAATGTACAAGATTTTACCATCCTCAGTGCATCAGGTGTTAACCATATCGAACCGAACGGCACCCTAAACATTGCAACATCATTTCAACCCAATGCTGAAGGTGTTCGTGAAGCAATCGTAGAAATCGATGCCGGAGGCGAAACACGGCGAATTACATTGTCAGGCACTGGCATATCTCCGATTTTGTTCCTACCCCCTGTTGTGAACTTTGGTCGCAGGCTGGCCGGAGGTAATGCCGCCGACACTTCAGTCCTGATACGGGTGGGCACCACAAGCCAGCCGGTAACGATAACACGCACGCTGTTGCTGGGAGTACAGCAGGGCGCGTTTGAAATCCTTACGGGCGGCGGCGGATTTACGTTAAACTCGAACCAAAGCCGGACGATATCGCTCCGCTTTGCACCAAGCGCTGCCGGAAGATTTGCTGCCTGGGTTGAATTTACGCTGAGTGATGGCTCAACCAGACTCATTCGCCTGTATGGCGAGGGTGCAGGCGACGCCCGAATTCGCTCGTCAGATCAGACGCTGCTGTTCAACTCAAATCAGTGCAACACAGAATCGTCAACAAAATCCTTCTCAATTGGAAACCGTGGCACATCACCATTGGTGATCTACTCGATTGATATTGGGGGTGTTCACAGTAGTGAGTTCAGTGTAATGGCACCAACTACGTTCCCGGTTTCTGTTAATTCGGGAGACTCAGTTGACGTTCAGGTACGCTTTGCACCACAGACAGCAAGTCAGAAAGATGCTTCGGTCGTGATTTCGTCAAATGCGATTGACTCACAGAACGGTGTAACCCAGATTGCAATTGTTGCCAGGAAGGACAGTGTCGCATTCGAGTTGTCGAGAACAAACGTTGTGTTTGACAATGTTAACGAAAATGAGCAGGCTGAGCAGCGTATTACGATTTTCAATACAGGCTCGGTGCCATTGCGCTGGCCTGTTAACAGTACAACGATCGGAGCATTCCGTATCGAAGCAGCAACCCCGTACATTACCCCGCCCGGAGCATCCAGTGAAGTCGTCATTCGGTTTACCGGAGGCACCGTAGGCAATGAGTACAAAGGAACTTATACCTACCAGGATTCGCTCTGTGGCAGAAACATCGCACTGACGTTCGAGGCACACGTCAGGTCATACATTGGCTGCACAATTGACCTGCCCAAGACAAGTGCTTCCTTGGGAACGGTGGTGCAGGTGCCCGTTCGCATTATTAACAAGGTAAACTTTAACCGGACAACGATTACAGAAATACAGGCGCGGTTTAGGGTAAATGGCACTATCCTTACGCCTCAGGGTATTACCAGCGAGTTTCATCCGAATGGTGACCGCACCTTTGATGTTTCACTCCCAATTCCTACGTCCGGCGATGTATTGGCTACGATACCATTTGCTGTAACCTGGGGTTCTGATACAGCATCGGCAATTACAGTTGACTCGGTGTGGGTTAACGATACAGTCCAGGTTAGAGTCAATAACGGGCAGGTTGCCATTTCTGACCTGTGCCGGGAAGGCGGCCCCCGGCTACTGTTGCGCAACCGCAATTCGGCAGCCACGGTACATCGTCCGGCAGAGCTTCGTGTTGTCCCCCAACCCGCTTCAGCATTTGCCACCATCGATTTACATATTGTTGAGTCAGGCCCAACCACGGTTACCCTGGTTGATGCCTCCGGCAGAATCATTGCCGTGCCTGTTCAGCGTGATCTGGAAATCGGCGATTACCTTATCCCCTTCGATACTGCGATGCTAGACCCGGGAACCTATACCCTGCATCTTGTAACGCGTACTCATACAATGTCTCACCGTTTTAGTGTAATCCGATGAAGAATTTATCATTTGTCTTAGTATTAGCTCTGTTTTCTGCTCTGGTATTGGATGCACAAGAAACGCATAACCATGAAAAAACCACCAGGAATGCAACAGCTACTCCTACCGTAGAGTTCAACGATGCCGCCCGCATTAGTTTGTTCGGCAATTATGACATTAGCGTGAGTAGCGCGAGTTTCCAAGGTATCCCCGGAGTATCAAGCTGTTGTCCGGAATATACAAGCACCACGGGCTCCGGTCTTGTGCTTGGTGTTGGGTACATCAAGCCGTTAAATACTGATCTGACGCTGAACCTGCGAATGCACTATCAATCCTTCAAGACACCATTTACGTCAAACGAAACCCTCCCCATTGTGGACCTTGAAGGTGGCCCGTCGCAGGCATCAATAGAGCACCAGCTTACGGGAACCTTCCAGCAGATAAACCTTGAGCCCCTTATGGCCTACCGTCTGGCTAATAATCTGCAGGCGCTGGGAGGCGTTACACTGGGAGCCGTTTTTGCAGCTGACTTCAGCCAGAAGGAAGTTCTTGTAACACCGGTTGACGGAGCGTTTGCCAATAATTCGCGGGAGCGAAACGTGCAGAGCGGACAGATCCCGGATAACTCGGTGATTGCAGCCGGAATATCCGTGGGGCTTACATACAACCTTGCTCTCAATTCTGACCGCACACTGTTCCTGTCACCCGAGGCATTGTTTACCTTCTCACTGTTTCCCCACGCATCCAACATGTCTTGGACCACCCATCATCTGCGTGCAGGACTTGGAATCAGCTATGCACCGCCACCTGTTGACGATTCGCTGACTGATTCTGAATTATACGAGTTTGCAACATCAATCACACCACCAACAGCAGTCAGTCCTGACGTTCCCTTTGTTAGCAGCATCAGCCATAACGGTCTCACTGAAACCGGTGTACCCACCGATGGTAGCAGTATTACTCTTGAAGAATTCCTCTCAACCCGTATCAGACCCTTGCTTCCATATGTCTTCTTCAAACCGGGCTCTGCCGAATTGCCTGAAACCTATCGTACCCTTAGCTCAGATCAGGTAGAGCGCTTCTCGATGAAGAATTTCTACAACCTCGACGCCATGATTACATACTCACACGTTCTAAATATCATTGGCAAGAGGATGAACGAAAACCCAGCATCGGCAGTTACACTCACAGGCTGCGCCGATCCGCTGGAGAATAATGCATCCCTTGCTGCAGAAAGAGCACAGGCTGTGGCAGACTACCTGACCGATGTATGGGATATCGCGCCAAAACGAATTAACGTGATCACCCGCGGACTACCTGAAAAGCCGTCACGTTCTACTGACGCTGACGGTCTTGAAGAAAACGCGCGTGTCGAAATTTCATCTGCGTCACCCGAGCTCCTTGCATTTGTGGAAAGCTCCGATACCATGGTTGTTACACAGCCAAGCGCAATTCGATTTGAACCCGGCATCAAGCCAAATATGCCAATAGCAAATTACACGCTCTTTATTGCCAACGGACAACAACTACTCAAAACCTTTAGTGGCCCGGATCCGCTCCCAACAGCTATTGACTGGCGCATCAGTGAAAGCGTGCCGTGGATTCCAAAAACAGCAACACAGGTAAGCTACCTGATTGCCGTACGTGACTCCGGAGGTGCTGTCATACCGTCGGCAACGAAAACAATTCCAATTCGGCGTATCACGTCGCAAGACAAACAGCGCAGCGGTTCGCCAAATATTAAAATTGACCGCTACTCATTGATATTGTTTGGCTTCGATCAGGATGCCATTACACCCGATCATCAGGAAATTATCAGCTTGATTAAACAGCGCATTCAGCCGAATAGCACTGTTAAGGTTGTTGGTTATACAGACAGAACCGGCGATGCTGCGTACAACAAAGGGTTAAGCGAACGCCGCGCACGGTCTGTAGCTAAGGCATTAGGCGTACCTGAAAATAATGCCAGCGGTCGCGGCGAAGTGCTCCCACTGTATAACAACAACACACCCGAAGGCAGATTCTATTCAAGAACTGTTGAAGTCTTGGTAGAAACTCCTCAGAACTAATGCTATGAGTAACCACTGTGCATGCCGTTTAACGTACATCCACTGTCATGCGCATTCTGGTTATTAATTGGCAGGATAAATCTCACCCGCAAAGCGGAGGCGCCGAGTCGCATCTGCACAGCATCTTTTCGCGCATCGCTGCAAAGGGACACCATGTTACGTTACTCTGCTGTGGACATGGGAAGGCACCACACCGAGAAATATGCGATGGTATAAACATTGTAAGGATTGGCAGGCGGCCGTGGTTCAACTATATCGTCCCGTTATGGTGGACCCTGGTTGGTAAGGGGCTAAAGTTTGATATTGTTATTGATGATATCAATAAGCTTCCGTTCTTCACTCCCCGGTTTGTCAGAAAGATTCCTATTCTTGCAATCATTCACCATTTTTTTGGTGACAGTATTTATCAGCAGGCAGGCAGGCTCACCGGAAAGTATGTACTGTGGTTTGAAAAACAAATTCCCCGTGTGTATGCCAACATCCCGATATGCGTTGTAAGCGAAAGTACCAAACAAGAGTGCATTGACCGTGGAATTCCGGATAAGAATATCCACATTATTTACAATGGTATCGATGCCAGCCTCTTCCCCTTTGAAGTCACTACAAAAGCTACAACCGAAACACTGGTCTATTTTGGCAGACTAAAGCGTTATAAGAGTATTGATCATATCCTGCACGCAATGGTTAAAGTGCGCGAGCAATTTCCGAACGTTGTCCTGGATGTTATTGGTACTGGTGATGACCAGACGGCTCTTGAAGAAATTGCTACGGCACTTGGTCTGATCGACGTTGTCCGCTTTCATGGTTTTGTTGAAGACTCTGAAAAAGCAAAGCATCTGTCCCGCGCATACATCGATCTTAATCCGTCAGTGAAAGAAGGCTGGGGCATTACCAATATTGAAGCTAATGCCTGTGGCACTCCTGTAATCAGTGCCGATGTGCCCGGTTTGCGTGACTCCGTAAAACATGAATATTCTGGAATGCTCTATCCGTACGGCGATATTGATGAACTGGCCCGTCTAATCTGCCTGGTGCTTGCAGATGCCTCGCTGCGTGAACGCCTAAGCATGAATGCTATTGAATGGGCACGACGGTTTACCTGGGATGCGGCGGCACAGCAGATGCTTGAGTTATGTGCGGATGTTATTCAACAACGACGACAGAAGAAATAATGAAAATCCTTCTTCTCATCCTTGCTGCCGTATTGGGCACCTTCTCGGTGCATAGCCAACAGTGGATGTCATCTGAAGGCCGCGACTTCTGGCTGGCATTCCCTCCTACAGCACATACATCACGCAGCGGACGTCTGAGTATTTTCCTTTCGTCTGAGAACACAACGAATGTTACTATCGCCGCCCGATCACGCAGAGGTGTTGTAACAACGACTCGGCGGACAGTAAATGCCGGTGAGGTTGTAGAGGAGGTATTTGACCGTTCGGAGTATGAGCTGGCCTCAGCCGACTTCCCGGTGGGGTCACCCGGTGACTGCGAAATTGCTGTCCCAACCAGCATCCACATCACATCCGAAGCCGATATTTCAGTGTACGGCAGTGTGCGTGACAATCTCACCAGCGATGCCTGGCTGGCACTGCCCACGCACGTACTGGGGCTTGAATACAGGGTAATGAGCTATCCGTCGGACTACGTTTCCGGCTATATGGGCATGGCAACGTACTACCCAAGTCAGTTTGTCATTATCGCAACTGAAGACTCTACGATAGTTGATCTTACCCTGAGTTTGTCGAGAACCCGAATTGGACTATGGAAGAACAGGACAATAAAACTAAACCGCGGAGAAAGCTACCTTGTTCAGGCGTCAGTCTCGTCATCCAGCCGCCATGAAGACCTGACGGGAACCGTCATACGGTCAAACAAGCCAATAGGAGTACTGGGTTCGCACCTGCGCGCTCAGGTTCCGCTCTTATCCTCTGAAGCCTCACGGGATATTCTGATTGAACAATTGCCCAGTGTTGACACGTGGGGAAAACGTTTCGTGGTTCCGCCGCTGCATTTGCCTGCCGACGCACGGCAGGCAGAAAAGAACGACGTATCAGTCATTCGGGTCCTGGCACACTATGACAGTACTGATGTGAGTGTGAACGGCGGCGGATACTTCCCGCTGGTTCGTGCGGGCAACATCTGGGAAATGCCCCTCCAGAATGGTCGGACCATTGTTGCCACAAAACCGGTTCTGGTTGCCATTGTGGACAGGAGTACAAAACGTGACGGGAATGTGACATTTTCGGGTGATCCAAGCCTGATCATCATTCCTCCAATTGAGCAGTATCTCAGTAAGTATCGAACCATTAGTATTGAGCCGAGGCCGAATAACCAGCCGATCTATAACGAGCACTGGATCACTGTTTTTGCTCCACTGAGCACAACCGGAATACGAGTTGACGGTAATGCCGTATCAGCACTCACACCGTTTTCTGACAGCACGTTTGGGTACGCTCACATCAAGGTGAACGGCGGAAGCCACTTCTCTGAATCGCCGTTGCCAGCAACGACTGACTCGGTTTCAGGGTTCGGAATTTTGGTGTACGGATATGGTCCGGCCGAATCGTATGGCTATACCGGCGGTATGGCTTTTTCGAAACTCTACCAGCCAACAATTTGGTTACGGGTAGTAGATGCAAATGCAGAGCCTGGTGACAGTGTACACATTGCCGTTGTCGTTGACAGTGTAACAGAGCAAGCCTCACTTGATGCAATGCAAATCCGGCAGTTAAACGGTAGGGCCGCCTTTAATTCCACCATACTGGTTCCTGCCGGTCTGCACTTCCCGTCATGGTCAGTTCAGGATGCCACACATGGGATGGTAGATGCAGGAAGCTCATTTACTGCATTGAATATCGGTGACACCGTTGCGATGGTTCACGGCGTAGTGGTCCTGGGTAACATGGTTGCCGATACAGTCCGCTACGACGTAGGTCACTGGCTTAATCAGAACCAGCAAGCCGTACCGGTTACAACCCACGTGTTAAACGGATTACTTACCGTAAACGGGATTTGCCGGGAAAACGGTGAACGGTTGTTTGACCCTACAGCACCACTGCAGCACGTTCGCACTTTTGATGTACTCGGCAGAGAGGTTCCAAAAGGAACTCATGGTTTACTGTTTGAAATCAATGCCGGGACTGTGCGACCGGTATTCAGATAGAAGGTTGTTCGGTCCGGCCCTGCTTCCGAATATACTTGGCAATACTAAAGCCAAACCCAAGTACCATGGTGATAACGCCAACCCACACCAGCGATATCCATGGCTTCACCGAAAAGTCAACCACAAAAATCTCGCGGGGTTTCTTTGGCTGAGCAGCTGAATCACGAAATCCAAGGACTGCTGTGCTTGCGTCGGGATTATCGTTATTCCTGGTAACACGCATTAGGCCTACCTGGTAGCGGGTGCCCTGAATGGTGGTCCACTCAGGTTGAAAAACCATACCCTGCTGACCGGTTGTAATCGTTGTAAGCAATGTCAGCGTATCGGTTTCATTCACACGAACCGACGCACCGAGCTGGATACCTCCTTCTGCATCAGCACCAACCGGTGTTGGCATCACAAAACCTTCCAGGCTAAGTGATACCGAGCTGT
This is a stretch of genomic DNA from Ignavibacteria bacterium. It encodes these proteins:
- a CDS encoding glycosyltransferase family 4 protein, with the protein product MRILVINWQDKSHPQSGGAESHLHSIFSRIAAKGHHVTLLCCGHGKAPHREICDGINIVRIGRRPWFNYIVPLWWTLVGKGLKFDIVIDDINKLPFFTPRFVRKIPILAIIHHFFGDSIYQQAGRLTGKYVLWFEKQIPRVYANIPICVVSESTKQECIDRGIPDKNIHIIYNGIDASLFPFEVTTKATTETLVYFGRLKRYKSIDHILHAMVKVREQFPNVVLDVIGTGDDQTALEEIATALGLIDVVRFHGFVEDSEKAKHLSRAYIDLNPSVKEGWGITNIEANACGTPVISADVPGLRDSVKHEYSGMLYPYGDIDELARLICLVLADASLRERLSMNAIEWARRFTWDAAAQQMLELCADVIQQRRQKK
- a CDS encoding OmpA family protein yields the protein MKNLSFVLVLALFSALVLDAQETHNHEKTTRNATATPTVEFNDAARISLFGNYDISVSSASFQGIPGVSSCCPEYTSTTGSGLVLGVGYIKPLNTDLTLNLRMHYQSFKTPFTSNETLPIVDLEGGPSQASIEHQLTGTFQQINLEPLMAYRLANNLQALGGVTLGAVFAADFSQKEVLVTPVDGAFANNSRERNVQSGQIPDNSVIAAGISVGLTYNLALNSDRTLFLSPEALFTFSLFPHASNMSWTTHHLRAGLGISYAPPPVDDSLTDSELYEFATSITPPTAVSPDVPFVSSISHNGLTETGVPTDGSSITLEEFLSTRIRPLLPYVFFKPGSAELPETYRTLSSDQVERFSMKNFYNLDAMITYSHVLNIIGKRMNENPASAVTLTGCADPLENNASLAAERAQAVADYLTDVWDIAPKRINVITRGLPEKPSRSTDADGLEENARVEISSASPELLAFVESSDTMVVTQPSAIRFEPGIKPNMPIANYTLFIANGQQLLKTFSGPDPLPTAIDWRISESVPWIPKTATQVSYLIAVRDSGGAVIPSATKTIPIRRITSQDKQRSGSPNIKIDRYSLILFGFDQDAITPDHQEIISLIKQRIQPNSTVKVVGYTDRTGDAAYNKGLSERRARSVAKALGVPENNASGRGEVLPLYNNNTPEGRFYSRTVEVLVETPQN
- a CDS encoding IgGFc-binding protein; translation: MKILLLILAAVLGTFSVHSQQWMSSEGRDFWLAFPPTAHTSRSGRLSIFLSSENTTNVTIAARSRRGVVTTTRRTVNAGEVVEEVFDRSEYELASADFPVGSPGDCEIAVPTSIHITSEADISVYGSVRDNLTSDAWLALPTHVLGLEYRVMSYPSDYVSGYMGMATYYPSQFVIIATEDSTIVDLTLSLSRTRIGLWKNRTIKLNRGESYLVQASVSSSSRHEDLTGTVIRSNKPIGVLGSHLRAQVPLLSSEASRDILIEQLPSVDTWGKRFVVPPLHLPADARQAEKNDVSVIRVLAHYDSTDVSVNGGGYFPLVRAGNIWEMPLQNGRTIVATKPVLVAIVDRSTKRDGNVTFSGDPSLIIIPPIEQYLSKYRTISIEPRPNNQPIYNEHWITVFAPLSTTGIRVDGNAVSALTPFSDSTFGYAHIKVNGGSHFSESPLPATTDSVSGFGILVYGYGPAESYGYTGGMAFSKLYQPTIWLRVVDANAEPGDSVHIAVVVDSVTEQASLDAMQIRQLNGRAAFNSTILVPAGLHFPSWSVQDATHGMVDAGSSFTALNIGDTVAMVHGVVVLGNMVADTVRYDVGHWLNQNQQAVPVTTHVLNGLLTVNGICRENGERLFDPTAPLQHVRTFDVLGREVPKGTHGLLFEINAGTVRPVFR
- a CDS encoding choice-of-anchor D domain-containing protein, with the protein product MRSFALLLILILCCFAPLHTNAQTFVVVGHKLTNYPNVELQVYGYSNLGIHTVVSNPVVTVDGTEVPAQGVLGPSASPRNISCILMCDASAALNIGSPSNLQITKAVALTATDYDNGLSDEVGLGKFDIRPTLLYGMNQDKLSLIQALDDLKPGVGCNLDSAILENTEGALSHLRSSRNARALILTLTGTPSINAAEIIRTARNYRVAIYIVGIRTALTSDVRSLADSTGGLYIENINNEEDAQDFTRAFISHAKQTQQTLITFTMPDACTSTREVTVTWTETKRSVTLTLPSNTLPTLAWSEPGGVDFGTGTAASERTVQLTALVNPVTITNIAISNPAFTLVEPIPAGTVIQPNQSLSVRIGYLGSTSGVAGSITITSDACVYQPLYLRGGSYISGDKLELTTPNGGEQLKAGVPYNITWANVLPADVVRLDRSSDGGVTWTPITETASGLQYQWNAGPGTGSNMMIRVQRTSLSPDAIITLAGHREPVYSAAFSHDGSLVISGGHDGTVRVWNAVTGEQIRELGIHGAWVWTVTTHPTTMVGVSGGHDGIVRAYQLETGERLQSITAPSRVWSVRFSPDGSTLAVGTDKAISIYSWPDMNLVNSIAVDGGPVYSVKFSADGTYIVTAEASKTVVRKTSDYQVVASFDAAPATVYAADISPDNSTVATGGSDFVVRTWNLTSGAIRKTSAPSIASILSLEFANAGSKLLVGGGDGTAKTFKTSSLELESSFSAGPSLIYSATGDPTGERILTAGTDSFIRIWNIAHAETVTDQSNNTFTIVGGVGTYSNVNHGSAEIGRALQRNSVVIENTGTDTLVVNGWRMIAGNVQDFTILSASGVNHIEPNGTLNIATSFQPNAEGVREAIVEIDAGGETRRITLSGTGISPILFLPPVVNFGRRLAGGNAADTSVLIRVGTTSQPVTITRTLLLGVQQGAFEILTGGGGFTLNSNQSRTISLRFAPSAAGRFAAWVEFTLSDGSTRLIRLYGEGAGDARIRSSDQTLLFNSNQCNTESSTKSFSIGNRGTSPLVIYSIDIGGVHSSEFSVMAPTTFPVSVNSGDSVDVQVRFAPQTASQKDASVVISSNAIDSQNGVTQIAIVARKDSVAFELSRTNVVFDNVNENEQAEQRITIFNTGSVPLRWPVNSTTIGAFRIEAATPYITPPGASSEVVIRFTGGTVGNEYKGTYTYQDSLCGRNIALTFEAHVRSYIGCTIDLPKTSASLGTVVQVPVRIINKVNFNRTTITEIQARFRVNGTILTPQGITSEFHPNGDRTFDVSLPIPTSGDVLATIPFAVTWGSDTASAITVDSVWVNDTVQVRVNNGQVAISDLCREGGPRLLLRNRNSAATVHRPAELRVVPQPASAFATIDLHIVESGPTTVTLVDASGRIIAVPVQRDLEIGDYLIPFDTAMLDPGTYTLHLVTRTHTMSHRFSVIR